From the Candidatus Nanoarchaeia archaeon genome, one window contains:
- a CDS encoding PHP domain-containing protein, which translates to MRIIEDDQVHSKASDGNWRPSQVVEEAKQRGLQAIALTDHDTTFGVPEAQETGKRVGVIVHSGIEVNSSYQDSDVTLDSLDILGLKMNLDLIQPLESKLSVYRHDALDRIIDKLNQYISSEEFERDDREKRYSLKSPRVISVDDLITWKCEWNDYKCEVPYISDWEIAFYAFGRFAPHLNLEKRTLGGDRSVMKEIMREYPFLFQRTTRRPSWEEAMREIKNAEGLAVWSHPGRALYYQESGLIKEWELDENGWCLPERKKSPFAVAQKLAEKGLDGIELYYYAGNDTLHGHIQEQINKYFKLMAETFGLMVTYGSDCHGPRLREPYMGVFGSSTLIL; encoded by the coding sequence ATTGGAGACCATCACAAGTAGTTGAAGAAGCAAAACAAAGAGGTCTCCAAGCAATTGCTCTTACTGACCATGACACTACTTTTGGTGTTCCTGAAGCCCAAGAAACTGGAAAAAGGGTTGGAGTAATTGTGCATAGTGGTATCGAAGTTAATTCTTCCTATCAAGACTCAGATGTAACCTTAGATAGTTTAGATATATTAGGCCTAAAAATGAATCTAGATTTAATTCAGCCACTTGAGAGTAAACTGTCTGTCTATAGGCATGATGCACTTGATAGGATCATAGATAAGCTTAATCAGTATATCTCTTCAGAGGAGTTTGAAAGAGATGATAGGGAGAAAAGGTACTCTCTTAAGAGTCCAAGAGTAATAAGCGTCGACGATCTCATTACCTGGAAATGTGAATGGAATGATTATAAATGTGAAGTGCCATACATTTCTGATTGGGAAATTGCATTTTATGCCTTTGGTCGTTTCGCTCCTCACTTGAATTTAGAGAAAAGAACATTGGGTGGGGACAGAAGTGTTATGAAAGAAATAATGAGAGAATATCCATTTTTATTCCAAAGAACAACCAGGAGGCCATCCTGGGAAGAAGCGATGAGAGAAATTAAAAATGCCGAAGGTTTAGCTGTATGGAGTCATCCCGGGCGGGCACTTTATTATCAAGAAAGCGGGCTAATTAAAGAATGGGAACTCGACGAAAATGGATGGTGCTTACCTGAGAGAAAGAAAAGTCCATTTGCCGTAGCACAAAAATTAGCTGAAAAAGGATTGGATGGGATTGAGTTGTATTATTATGCTGGAAATGATACTCTTCATGGTCATATACAAGAACAGATCAACAAGTATTTTAAATTAATGGCAGAAACATTTGGACTTATGGTCACTTATGGATCTGACTGCCATGGACCGCGATTAAGAGAACCGTATATGGGGGTATTTGGTTCTTCTACGCTGATATTGTAA
- a CDS encoding class I SAM-dependent methyltransferase — MEIINKTMDRGDLFTDESMPAINRIDDLIRDIYSRGLNITNWYGFMTDDREAESLQGVGIDNRGSDYEPLTGVVDDGRFPWYLYWETCTVLANGPKLKKDHVVLDAGGTSSLFSCYLASRGAEMHSIDFNEEIVANGNKLSQEMGWNMSSYHMDMRTLDFPDEFFNHAYSICVFEHLESRVKQLALEEIARCLKPKGMLSITFDYKNPAPDVYPIGPDTSSENRPSTTEDIGRAFLSTGRFELVGNKEFFDNGKTYLMNPKFGNRPYTFGAIFLQKK; from the coding sequence ATGGAAATCATAAACAAAACCATGGACCGGGGAGATTTGTTTACTGATGAATCTATGCCCGCAATAAACCGGATTGATGACTTGATTCGTGACATTTACTCTAGGGGATTGAATATCACAAACTGGTATGGTTTTATGACAGACGACAGAGAAGCTGAAAGTCTGCAGGGTGTTGGGATAGACAATAGAGGTTCAGATTATGAGCCGCTCACAGGAGTTGTTGATGATGGAAGATTTCCATGGTACTTATATTGGGAAACATGTACCGTCCTGGCAAACGGCCCTAAACTAAAAAAAGACCATGTTGTTTTAGATGCAGGAGGAACTTCTTCTTTATTTAGTTGTTATCTTGCTTCTCGAGGAGCCGAGATGCATTCGATAGATTTTAATGAGGAAATTGTTGCGAACGGCAATAAGTTAAGCCAAGAGATGGGTTGGAATATGTCCTCATACCATATGGATATGAGGACACTGGATTTCCCTGACGAATTTTTTAATCACGCTTATTCGATTTGTGTGTTTGAACATTTAGAGTCTAGAGTAAAGCAACTTGCATTAGAGGAGATTGCAAGATGCTTGAAACCAAAGGGGATGTTATCAATAACTTTTGATTACAAAAATCCTGCTCCTGATGTCTATCCAATTGGGCCGGATACAAGTTCTGAGAATAGACCCTCAACAACAGAAGATATTGGGAGGGCATTTCTTTCAACAGGGCGTTTTGAGTTAGTAGGAAACAAAGAATTTTTTGATAACGGGAAAACATATTTAATGAACCCTAAATTTGGCAACCGTCCCTATACTTTTGGAGCGATATTTTTACAGAAAAAATAG
- a CDS encoding 2'-5' RNA ligase family protein, which produces MDIGFAILLEDECYNYSRKLELKLCEKFGLCWGLKQSPHITIKAPFETDKLGPFVKYLKSLAKEISPFEIELEGFNYFGNKVIFLDVKRNKQLKELHFRILRDLQSKFSINPHELEGKHVKFHSSIATGDVTEEKFRKAKQYLKKYHPNFKFTAKTMGIFYYLGEDAGWIIVRRTKFNRDRK; this is translated from the coding sequence ATGGATATCGGATTTGCAATACTTTTAGAGGATGAATGTTACAACTACTCTCGTAAATTAGAATTAAAACTATGTGAAAAATTCGGTTTATGCTGGGGCTTGAAGCAAAGTCCACACATAACCATTAAGGCACCATTTGAAACAGACAAATTAGGCCCATTTGTAAAATATCTGAAGAGCTTGGCAAAAGAGATATCTCCATTTGAAATCGAATTAGAAGGGTTTAATTACTTCGGGAATAAAGTTATTTTTCTTGATGTAAAGAGAAACAAGCAGCTTAAAGAGTTGCATTTTAGAATCTTAAGAGATTTACAAAGTAAGTTTAGTATCAATCCGCACGAATTGGAAGGTAAACATGTAAAATTTCATTCTAGTATTGCTACTGGCGACGTGACTGAGGAAAAGTTTAGGAAAGCAAAGCAATATCTGAAGAAATATCATCCAAACTTTAAGTTTACAGCAAAGACTATGGGGATTTTTTATTATCTTGGTGAAGATGCTGGATGGATTATAGTAAGAAGGACAAAGTTTAATAGAGATAGAAAATAG
- a CDS encoding dihydroorotate dehydrogenase electron transfer subunit: MEIPKVLKITKVKKESKTVSTLFLNHKIDYQPGQFIMLWLPGIDEKPFALSYHSKDQIGITVEAKGECTKKLITLKPGDKLGIRGPYGKPFSIKKGKSIVVAGGLGMASVATLIEELNNPIIINGARTRELLLYKDRFKNARFCTDDGSFGFKGFTTAVLENELKNKKIDFIYACGPEVMMKKVMELGLKHSIQGELSLERFMACGYGICAQCMVDDRLVCKDGPVFSFKEAKNMKEFGAFAYTPSGRKATLKEYYSH, translated from the coding sequence ATGGAAATCCCAAAAGTCCTAAAAATCACGAAAGTAAAGAAGGAATCCAAAACCGTCTCAACCCTCTTCCTGAACCATAAGATTGATTACCAGCCAGGCCAATTTATAATGCTCTGGCTTCCTGGCATTGATGAGAAGCCGTTCGCGTTATCCTACCACTCCAAAGACCAGATAGGAATAACCGTAGAAGCAAAGGGAGAATGCACAAAGAAACTAATAACCCTAAAGCCAGGAGACAAGCTCGGCATCAGAGGCCCCTATGGAAAACCGTTCTCGATAAAGAAGGGAAAATCAATAGTCGTAGCAGGCGGCCTGGGCATGGCCTCAGTGGCAACCTTGATAGAAGAATTAAACAATCCAATCATCATCAATGGAGCAAGAACCAGGGAATTATTATTATACAAAGACCGCTTTAAAAACGCAAGATTCTGCACTGATGACGGCAGCTTTGGATTTAAAGGCTTTACAACAGCGGTATTGGAAAACGAATTAAAAAACAAAAAAATAGACTTCATCTACGCCTGCGGACCTGAGGTCATGATGAAAAAAGTGATGGAACTAGGGTTAAAACACAGCATTCAGGGAGAACTCTCCTTAGAGCGCTTCATGGCCTGCGGTTACGGAATCTGCGCCCAGTGCATGGTAGATGACAGGTTAGTATGCAAGGACGGGCCTGTGTTCAGCTTCAAGGAAGCAAAAAACATGAAAGAGTTCGGCGCTTTCGCATATACTCCTTCAGGAAGAAAAGCGACGCTGAAGGAATATTACAGCCACTAA
- a CDS encoding Bro-N domain-containing protein: MDKALVVFQDKRIRRIWHENQWYFSVVDVVQALTDSPSPRQYWGVLKGRESQLLTYCLQLKLPSADGKSYATDCANTKNMFRIIQSIPSPKAEPFKQWLAQVGYERVEEIQDPELTQKRMKELYKQKGYSDDWIEKRVRGIAVRQELTDEWSKRGVKEDKEYAILTNEISKATFGKTVDEYKKLKSLKKENLRDHMTDLEIIFTMLGEASTTKIARSRNALGFSENKSAARKGGKIAGDARKNLELESGDKVITDENYLQQPESQKRRSLKWKSQKS; the protein is encoded by the coding sequence ATGGACAAAGCCTTAGTCGTCTTCCAAGACAAGCGGATAAGAAGAATCTGGCATGAAAATCAGTGGTATTTCTCTGTGGTGGATGTAGTTCAGGCACTCACTGACAGCCCAAGCCCCAGGCAATACTGGGGGGTTTTGAAAGGAAGAGAAAGTCAGTTGTTAACATATTGTTTACAACTGAAATTACCCTCAGCTGATGGTAAATCCTACGCTACAGACTGCGCAAATACAAAGAACATGTTCCGTATAATCCAGTCCATCCCATCCCCAAAGGCCGAGCCCTTTAAGCAATGGCTTGCGCAAGTCGGTTATGAGCGTGTGGAGGAAATACAAGATCCAGAACTTACACAAAAGCGTATGAAGGAGTTGTACAAGCAAAAAGGCTATTCTGATGACTGGATAGAAAAGAGGGTCAGGGGCATTGCAGTAAGGCAGGAATTAACTGACGAATGGTCTAAACGAGGAGTAAAAGAAGACAAAGAATATGCAATTCTTACAAACGAAATCAGCAAGGCAACGTTTGGCAAGACGGTTGATGAATACAAAAAGCTTAAATCTCTTAAAAAAGAGAATCTAAGGGACCATATGACTGATCTCGAGATTATCTTCACAATGTTGGGAGAAGCATCAACAACAAAGATCGCACGAAGCAGAAATGCATTAGGATTCTCTGAGAATAAAAGTGCTGCCAGGAAAGGAGGTAAGATAGCTGGAGATGCACGAAAGAATCTTGAGCTTGAATCCGGAGATAAGGTTATTACGGATGAGAATTATCTGCAACAGCCTGAATCGCAGAAAAGGAGAAGCCTGAAATGGAAATCCCAAAAGTCCTAA
- a CDS encoding HEPN domain-containing protein, whose protein sequence is MISLKQCIEKRFLIKTSPDKELSEKELNESAYDLGKAEKALSDEDYKWSIVKCYYSMFHAAKAVLYDQGYIEKKHIAVIAVLEHLNKNGKIESRHINDFKAAMSAREDADYHYSYSRETAEFDLGICREFHEMARKFLKK, encoded by the coding sequence ATGATAAGCCTGAAGCAATGCATTGAAAAGAGATTCCTGATAAAAACGAGCCCAGATAAGGAGCTCAGCGAAAAGGAATTAAATGAGTCAGCCTATGACCTTGGGAAAGCTGAAAAAGCGCTCAGTGATGAGGATTACAAATGGAGTATTGTGAAATGCTATTATTCCATGTTTCATGCCGCCAAAGCCGTCCTTTACGATCAGGGCTATATTGAGAAAAAACACATTGCAGTCATTGCTGTATTGGAGCACTTAAACAAAAATGGAAAGATTGAGAGCAGGCATATCAACGATTTTAAGGCTGCGATGAGTGCAAGAGAAGATGCTGATTACCATTATTCCTATTCTAGAGAGACTGCAGAGTTTGACCTTGGGATATGCAGGGAATTTCACGAGATGGCCAGGAAATTTTTAAAGAAATAA
- a CDS encoding nucleotidyltransferase domain-containing protein yields the protein MQLEDLFGNKKILLILKYLVDHEDVLQRELVQKTKISKATVIKWLYYLEKNGFITRKTIGSSRMVNINNDNGVITELKKINILMGLSDIKKPENSEVYLYGSCARGDYSTDSDMDLLIIGKARRTEIIRDMESLERKMGRKISFNIFTDLEWSKMAKQDKAFYERVEKDKVRLV from the coding sequence ATGCAGCTGGAAGACCTATTCGGCAACAAGAAGATACTCCTCATTCTAAAATACCTTGTAGACCATGAAGACGTCCTCCAGAGAGAGCTGGTACAAAAAACAAAGATATCAAAAGCCACAGTCATAAAATGGCTGTACTATCTTGAAAAAAACGGATTCATAACAAGAAAGACAATAGGCTCTAGCCGCATGGTGAACATCAACAATGATAACGGGGTGATTACCGAACTCAAGAAGATAAATATCCTGATGGGATTAAGCGATATAAAGAAGCCAGAGAATTCAGAGGTATACCTGTATGGAAGCTGCGCAAGAGGAGACTACAGTACAGACAGTGATATGGATCTCTTGATCATAGGAAAGGCCAGAAGAACAGAGATCATACGCGATATGGAATCCCTGGAGAGAAAGATGGGAAGAAAGATAAGTTTTAACATATTCACAGACCTGGAATGGTCAAAGATGGCCAAGCAGGACAAGGCATTCTATGAGAGGGTTGAGAAGGACAAGGTGAGGCTTGTATGA
- a CDS encoding DpnI domain-containing protein, which translates to MELSIYQEEVFDRYKSNSQRIRVLTENWMGNNMFCPACSHLEINKFPNNQPVADFFCPQCNQQFQLKSQKSKFGKRILDGAYTLMIDSIKHDIRPNFFLLKYNTDYYIENLFLLPYFFFTETIIEKRKPLSQRARRAGWIGCNVLLNKIPPEGIIKIIHEKEIYDKTTVHNQWKKVSFIKDTTLPERGWTLDVLRVIHALEKKEFSLKEVYEYEEELAKDHPENQHVKAKIRQQLQFLRDKGIVSFRERGKYIALR; encoded by the coding sequence ATGGAACTCAGTATTTACCAAGAGGAAGTATTTGACAGATACAAAAGCAATTCCCAAAGAATACGGGTTCTCACTGAGAATTGGATGGGCAATAATATGTTCTGCCCAGCATGTTCTCATTTAGAGATAAATAAATTTCCAAATAACCAGCCTGTGGCAGATTTCTTCTGCCCTCAATGCAACCAGCAATTCCAGTTGAAGAGTCAAAAGAGTAAGTTTGGAAAAAGGATTCTTGATGGTGCTTATACTTTAATGATAGACTCTATCAAGCACGATATCAGGCCAAATTTCTTCCTTCTGAAGTATAATACTGATTATTACATTGAAAACCTATTCTTATTGCCTTACTTCTTTTTCACCGAGACCATTATTGAGAAAAGGAAGCCACTCTCGCAGAGGGCCAGAAGAGCTGGATGGATTGGCTGTAATGTACTGCTAAATAAAATTCCGCCAGAAGGAATAATAAAGATAATCCATGAGAAAGAAATATACGATAAGACGACTGTGCATAATCAGTGGAAGAAGGTCAGCTTCATCAAAGACACTACTCTGCCTGAAAGGGGCTGGACTCTTGATGTCCTGCGGGTAATCCATGCACTGGAGAAAAAGGAGTTTTCGCTTAAAGAGGTCTATGAATATGAAGAAGAGCTTGCAAAAGATCACCCCGAAAATCAGCATGTCAAAGCAAAAATAAGGCAGCAATTGCAGTTTCTGAGAGATAAAGGAATAGTAAGTTTTAGAGAAAGGGGGAAGTATATAGCGTTGAGATGA
- a CDS encoding Fic family protein, whose product MHIEKRKVGKKIKYFLSHSYREGKKVHKFRKYIGQNLKIQLLEERRTIAEKLILEEIHRYKIIKDPLRVQLSDEEITAIRKLEFKIPIKLRHLSEGQWKEFSEIFTYNTNAIEGSKLNQREVQDLLEKDKWPDKSKGDIAEAYGVDEALRFIRGTKEHLSIELSKKIHKIVFKNSKPFAGKLRKKGEEVVVMDSSGNVVHEGAPQPRISHLLNELVSWYDKNKTAYPALVLGAVIHNQFENIHPFRDGNGRVGRILLNNILIKHSLPPINIDLKNRMEYYSSLQSYEKNHDLRPTIDLYLKEYANLRKKLGGHKTRKM is encoded by the coding sequence ATGCATATTGAAAAGCGAAAGGTTGGAAAGAAGATTAAGTATTTTCTTTCACATTCCTACAGAGAAGGCAAAAAAGTCCACAAATTCAGGAAATACATCGGGCAGAACTTAAAAATACAATTATTGGAAGAAAGAAGAACAATCGCTGAAAAGCTTATTTTGGAGGAGATACACCGCTACAAAATCATAAAAGACCCGCTCCGGGTGCAGCTTTCAGACGAAGAAATCACTGCAATAAGAAAACTTGAATTCAAGATACCGATAAAGCTAAGGCATTTGTCTGAAGGCCAATGGAAAGAATTCTCAGAGATATTCACCTATAACACCAATGCCATAGAAGGAAGCAAATTAAACCAAAGAGAGGTGCAGGATCTCCTGGAAAAGGATAAATGGCCCGACAAGTCAAAAGGGGATATTGCAGAAGCCTACGGAGTGGATGAGGCATTACGGTTTATCAGAGGGACCAAGGAGCATCTATCCATAGAACTTAGCAAAAAAATACACAAGATTGTCTTCAAGAATTCAAAGCCATTTGCCGGGAAATTAAGGAAAAAAGGCGAAGAAGTTGTTGTTATGGACAGCAGCGGGAATGTTGTCCATGAAGGAGCCCCCCAACCCCGGATCAGCCATTTATTGAATGAGCTGGTTTCATGGTATGACAAGAACAAGACAGCATATCCTGCCTTGGTTCTTGGCGCAGTGATCCATAACCAATTCGAGAATATTCATCCGTTCAGGGATGGAAACGGCAGGGTTGGCAGAATCTTGCTGAATAATATCCTGATTAAGCACAGCCTGCCTCCAATTAATATAGACTTAAAAAATAGGATGGAATACTACTCATCATTGCAGTCATATGAAAAGAATCACGATCTAAGGCCTACTATAGATCTTTATTTGAAGGAGTATGCAAACTTAAGAAAAAAGCTGGGTGGCCACAAAACAAGGAAAATGTAG